One part of the Bacteroidia bacterium genome encodes these proteins:
- a CDS encoding M28 family peptidase has translation MRNYYFFFLLIFFSFQLHAQESAPPNSDSRIFDIVDAVSEERIEQDIRKLVSFGTRHTLSDTVSTTRGIGAARRWIKSEFEKISADCGGCLKVSYQFYHVEGNPKSRIKEDAVVVNVLATLTGSRYPNRYVIMSGDIDSRVSDPLNATDESPGANDNATGMAGVLEAARVLSQYKFPTSVIFVGLSGEEQGLFGGKHMAQVAKDKGWNIVGVLNNDMIGNIEGIDGVIQNNSFRVFSEIRSPQENENRAWRTRFYGGEVDGLSRQLARYVDRMTDQYIPNLDAMMIYRLDRFGRGGHHRPFNEQGFPGVRIMETHENYNRQHQDLRTENGIKYGDVIEGVNFPYCAKLTAVNAIVLAGLAWAPPQPKRVRIGGIVKASTVLSWEEQDDPNILGYKVYWRLTTDAQWTHSVFVGNKTRHTLKNIVIDNYFFGVATVGKDGNESVVSFPQGLIMRGQ, from the coding sequence ATGAGAAATTACTACTTCTTCTTTCTGTTGATATTTTTTTCTTTTCAACTACATGCACAAGAGAGTGCTCCGCCAAATAGTGATTCCCGAATTTTCGATATCGTGGATGCAGTTTCGGAAGAAAGAATCGAACAGGATATCCGTAAGTTGGTAAGCTTTGGGACTCGTCATACGCTTTCGGATACGGTTTCCACAACCCGAGGAATTGGAGCAGCAAGACGATGGATAAAATCTGAGTTTGAGAAAATTTCTGCGGATTGCGGGGGCTGTTTAAAGGTCTCTTATCAGTTTTACCATGTCGAAGGGAATCCCAAAAGCAGAATTAAAGAAGATGCAGTAGTAGTAAATGTATTGGCTACCCTCACAGGCAGTCGTTATCCCAATCGCTATGTAATCATGAGTGGAGACATCGACTCACGGGTTTCTGACCCCTTGAATGCCACAGATGAATCTCCCGGAGCCAATGACAATGCAACAGGCATGGCAGGAGTGTTGGAAGCGGCTCGCGTCCTTTCCCAATACAAATTCCCTACCTCTGTCATATTCGTAGGTTTGTCCGGGGAAGAGCAGGGATTGTTTGGTGGAAAGCATATGGCGCAAGTGGCCAAAGATAAAGGCTGGAATATCGTTGGGGTTCTCAATAATGATATGATCGGAAATATAGAAGGAATTGATGGAGTGATTCAGAATAATTCCTTTCGGGTTTTCTCGGAGATTCGTTCTCCTCAGGAAAATGAAAACAGGGCCTGGAGAACTCGATTTTATGGTGGAGAAGTAGATGGCCTTTCTCGCCAACTGGCTCGCTATGTGGATCGGATGACGGATCAATACATTCCCAACCTGGATGCCATGATGATCTATCGTTTGGATCGATTTGGAAGGGGTGGCCACCATCGTCCTTTCAATGAGCAGGGGTTTCCCGGTGTGAGGATTATGGAAACACATGAGAACTACAATCGACAGCATCAGGATTTACGGACTGAAAATGGAATCAAATACGGAGATGTTATAGAAGGAGTTAATTTCCCTTATTGTGCAAAACTGACGGCCGTAAATGCCATTGTACTTGCTGGACTTGCATGGGCTCCACCTCAACCCAAAAGGGTAAGAATTGGAGGGATTGTAAAGGCTTCTACTGTCTTAAGTTGGGAAGAGCAGGATGACCCCAATATTCTGGGATATAAGGTTTACTGGAGACTTACCACAGATGCCCAGTGGACCCATTCTGTTTTTGTAGGAAATAAGACTCGGCATACCTTAAAAAATATTGTGATTGACAATTACTTCTTTGGGGTCGCTACGGTAGGAAAAGATGGAAATGAAAGTGTAGTATCATTTCCCCAGGGACTTATAATGAGAGGACAATAA
- a CDS encoding two-component regulator propeller domain-containing protein → MFRIISCFISLFVCAAAIGQGHESLMNFDHLTIEDRLSHNSVYCLIQDQNGYIWAGTQDGLNKYDGYTFEIYRTNQSAKVNKGFVGKTISSLLEDRAGNIWVGTRKHGINFLPSHHDQFVNLSADPAFESIAGFAISALYEDQKGNIWIATVGAGLLSFDPQSRTSTLYNVENSGLSSNLVFDIVEDAKGNIWVAASGLSLNFLEKRGQFSQLPQETWDQANMAGYRKTLLLDGDELWFGTEGSGLYKVNIEDKSYVHFAHESGRHKLSSNGIRDLQLSKDGLLLIATDGGGLNVYDEKADTLYSYTSQPREVNSLNSNALQCIIEDRAGNIWLGTFNGGINLYKADKTWFEFLFPEFPQQEEIKRRSVLGLTQGTDGQIWVGTDGGGLFLLNPQDNHFSRLRLKNNSELEQKLQELVVKTIFEDSQGRFWFGTFREGLLRYDPKRQTTHWYRHEYGNPHSLGGNNVWSIAEGKDGRLWIGTIGGGLSIYDPGRDDFRVFMPNEDQEGSIADNHIMMVFIDKEEQIWVGTGDHGLDRWNEEREEFEHFVFNPEDSLSISNDEIRTIFQDSRGELWIGTEGGGLNRWLGDGQFERLNKQSGLIGDNVMDISEDLEANLWISAFEGISVFNPENRAIRNFDFRGGVNSNQFNQLASICASDGRLYFGGIRGINTILPEQVKSLETDLEIIFTDFKVFNQSVAVGRLSDGRIILENPIEQVEEIHLDYTDNSFSLFFATTDFVHPAENQFQYKMDGFDPNWQNTSLGQNSVTYTNLTPGTYTFFLRYHDKELSKKIRIQPPFWQTIWFRALLFFTIIALIAGVFIFIIQRREALLKQQMLEANSEILQLRNEKLASDLEGKNAKLMFSAVQMAHKNEILSKVKKEIKALDVTTQSQVRQMLRRLDRELKSEDYWSEFNLYFNEVDKDFLQALKAAHPELTQNDLRVCSLIRINLTTKEIASLLNITVRGVEQSRYRLKKRLGLESEDNLADYITHFKGKE, encoded by the coding sequence ATGTTCAGAATCATCTCCTGTTTTATTTCTCTGTTTGTTTGTGCGGCAGCCATAGGACAGGGACACGAATCCCTGATGAATTTTGATCACCTGACGATTGAAGATAGACTTTCACACAATTCTGTTTATTGCCTGATACAGGACCAAAACGGATACATTTGGGCAGGTACACAAGATGGCTTAAATAAATATGATGGCTATACTTTTGAAATCTATCGAACCAATCAGTCTGCCAAAGTAAATAAAGGGTTTGTTGGAAAAACGATCAGCTCTTTGCTGGAAGATCGGGCCGGTAATATTTGGGTAGGAACCCGTAAGCATGGAATCAATTTTCTCCCTTCTCATCATGATCAATTTGTCAACTTAAGTGCTGATCCAGCATTTGAGTCAATAGCGGGTTTTGCTATTTCTGCTCTTTATGAAGATCAGAAAGGGAATATCTGGATTGCTACTGTTGGTGCTGGTTTGTTGAGCTTCGACCCGCAAAGCCGTACCTCAACTTTATATAATGTCGAAAATAGTGGCCTTTCCAGCAATTTGGTATTTGATATTGTTGAGGATGCTAAAGGAAATATATGGGTAGCCGCAAGTGGACTTAGCTTAAATTTTTTAGAAAAAAGGGGGCAATTTTCCCAACTACCTCAGGAGACCTGGGATCAAGCCAATATGGCGGGTTATCGGAAGACATTATTGCTCGATGGAGACGAACTTTGGTTTGGGACCGAAGGAAGCGGTTTGTACAAAGTAAATATCGAAGATAAAAGCTATGTGCATTTTGCTCATGAGTCAGGACGCCACAAATTGAGTTCCAATGGAATCCGCGACCTGCAACTTTCGAAAGATGGTCTCCTATTGATAGCTACAGATGGTGGCGGTTTGAATGTCTATGATGAAAAGGCAGATACGCTATATTCCTATACCTCTCAACCTAGAGAAGTCAATTCTCTGAACAGCAATGCCTTGCAATGTATCATCGAAGATCGGGCAGGCAATATCTGGCTAGGGACTTTCAATGGAGGTATCAACCTGTATAAAGCTGATAAAACCTGGTTTGAATTCTTATTTCCTGAATTTCCTCAGCAAGAGGAGATTAAAAGACGTTCGGTCCTGGGCTTGACTCAGGGGACGGATGGACAAATCTGGGTCGGAACAGATGGAGGAGGATTGTTTTTACTCAATCCACAGGATAATCACTTTTCTCGTTTGAGGCTAAAAAACAATTCCGAATTAGAACAAAAGTTGCAGGAATTAGTGGTAAAAACCATTTTCGAAGATAGTCAGGGAAGGTTTTGGTTCGGAACCTTTAGAGAAGGCTTATTGCGCTACGATCCTAAAAGGCAAACGACCCATTGGTATAGGCACGAATATGGAAATCCTCATAGCCTTGGAGGCAACAACGTTTGGTCAATCGCAGAAGGAAAAGACGGACGACTTTGGATAGGAACCATAGGAGGAGGACTTAGCATTTATGATCCTGGAAGAGATGATTTTCGGGTTTTTATGCCGAATGAAGATCAAGAGGGAAGCATTGCCGACAATCATATTATGATGGTTTTTATTGATAAAGAGGAACAAATATGGGTAGGAACCGGAGATCATGGACTGGATCGATGGAATGAAGAAAGGGAAGAGTTTGAACACTTTGTCTTTAATCCTGAAGATTCACTTTCTATAAGCAACGATGAAATCAGAACCATTTTTCAAGATAGTAGGGGAGAATTATGGATAGGTACAGAAGGTGGCGGCTTGAATCGCTGGCTGGGAGATGGACAGTTTGAGCGCTTGAATAAACAAAGCGGACTGATCGGTGATAATGTAATGGACATTAGCGAAGACCTTGAAGCTAATCTCTGGATCTCAGCTTTTGAGGGCATTAGCGTGTTTAATCCTGAAAACAGAGCAATTCGAAATTTTGACTTCAGAGGAGGAGTAAATAGCAATCAGTTCAACCAGCTTGCTAGTATTTGTGCCTCTGATGGCCGTCTATACTTCGGTGGGATTCGAGGGATTAACACCATTTTGCCCGAACAGGTGAAAAGCCTTGAGACAGATCTGGAAATTATTTTTACTGATTTCAAGGTTTTTAACCAAAGTGTGGCTGTTGGAAGATTATCTGATGGAAGAATCATCCTGGAGAACCCCATTGAGCAAGTAGAAGAGATTCACCTCGACTATACGGATAACTCTTTCTCACTCTTTTTTGCCACCACGGATTTTGTACATCCGGCGGAGAATCAGTTTCAATATAAAATGGATGGATTTGACCCAAATTGGCAAAATACTTCTTTGGGGCAAAACAGTGTAACCTATACCAATCTGACTCCTGGTACCTATACCTTCTTTCTGCGTTATCATGACAAAGAACTCAGCAAGAAGATTCGAATTCAACCTCCTTTCTGGCAAACAATCTGGTTTAGGGCCTTGCTATTCTTTACAATCATTGCCTTGATTGCTGGAGTATTTATATTCATCATCCAAAGGCGAGAGGCCCTTTTGAAGCAACAAATGCTGGAAGCAAATAGTGAAATCCTTCAACTCCGTAATGAAAAACTCGCGAGTGATCTGGAAGGCAAGAACGCTAAACTGATGTTTTCGGCTGTGCAGATGGCTCACAAAAATGAAATTCTCTCAAAAGTTAAAAAGGAAATCAAGGCCCTGGATGTTACCACTCAGTCCCAAGTACGCCAAATGCTTAGGCGACTGGATCGGGAATTAAAAAGTGAAGATTATTGGAGTGAGTTCAATCTCTACTTCAATGAGGTTGATAAAGATTTTCTTCAAGCCTTGAAAGCCGCTCATCCTGAGCTTACTCAAAATGACCTCCGGGTTTGCTCACTTATACGGATTAACCTGACTACAAAAGAAATCGCCTCACTCCTGAATATTACGGTCCGAGGGGTAGAACAAAGCCGCTATCGCTTGAAAAAACGTTTGGGTTTGGAAAGCGAGGATAATCTGGCCGACTACATAACCCATTTTAAAGGAAAAGAGTAA
- a CDS encoding T9SS type A sorting domain-containing protein, producing the protein MKNSRKGKIQLSQKQKLQWAGAGLLILAAVLMTTTNSNYVNNDLMKINENEIFFMGSDFENQEAGDFINEGTLVFTGHINTIGKFSCGTCLSGSNYVRSDWGNFQTISGEGIVQMQDVIIENEGGIDLEIEWQVTNSMDFVKGIIRTDRDQGGTAFVHFQPGSIVVSANDEEHIDGYVAKTGKGDFILPTGDGSRLMPVMITGSGQSSFFKAAYYHSNPNDGSIYAGGPFYTKDYEVTEVSYVHDEEFWHIEGNSPTQIVLPWDQVSNIQSWAGSRDSVIIVGWKDNKWMNLGNLYKEGNLMEGKLTSRSVVPNDYEAFALGKMNPAYKPVVYLSFDAVQKGDDGYLTWSTTKEINSFYFDVERSIDAVIFEKFGQVQAGGNTATIQNYDFWDEEIALKDLKRVFYRIRQVDLDGRFVYSHVEELVFGAVEEEIDLVIYPNPVIDLLRVRYTGRAALNARLKIVNMLGQSVHEEALRGSSDLEINVTNLAVGHYVVIAGNQDVQVSKRLIIAR; encoded by the coding sequence ATGAAAAATTCTCGGAAAGGAAAAATCCAACTTAGTCAGAAACAGAAACTCCAGTGGGCTGGGGCAGGTCTCCTTATACTTGCTGCGGTCTTGATGACAACGACCAATAGCAATTATGTGAACAATGACCTCATGAAGATCAATGAGAATGAGATTTTCTTTATGGGCAGTGATTTTGAAAACCAGGAAGCCGGGGATTTTATAAATGAAGGAACGCTTGTCTTCACAGGACATATCAATACGATTGGAAAATTCAGTTGTGGAACCTGCCTCTCTGGGAGCAACTATGTGAGGAGTGATTGGGGGAATTTCCAGACCATATCTGGAGAAGGCATTGTACAGATGCAGGATGTGATCATCGAAAATGAAGGCGGAATCGATCTGGAGATCGAATGGCAGGTCACAAACAGTATGGATTTTGTAAAGGGTATCATTCGTACCGACAGGGATCAGGGAGGAACAGCTTTTGTGCATTTTCAGCCCGGATCTATTGTAGTAAGTGCAAATGATGAAGAACACATTGACGGCTATGTCGCAAAAACGGGTAAGGGAGATTTTATCCTCCCGACAGGAGATGGGAGCAGACTCATGCCCGTGATGATTACGGGTAGTGGACAAAGCTCATTTTTCAAAGCGGCATATTACCATTCCAATCCTAATGATGGTTCGATATATGCGGGGGGACCTTTTTATACCAAAGACTATGAAGTTACAGAGGTCTCCTATGTTCATGATGAAGAGTTCTGGCATATCGAGGGAAATAGTCCCACTCAAATCGTTTTACCCTGGGACCAGGTGAGCAATATCCAATCCTGGGCTGGCTCAAGGGATTCAGTCATAATAGTAGGATGGAAGGATAATAAATGGATGAATCTGGGGAATCTGTATAAGGAGGGAAATCTGATGGAAGGAAAGCTTACTTCTCGTTCGGTTGTCCCGAATGACTATGAAGCTTTTGCTTTGGGGAAAATGAATCCTGCATATAAACCGGTAGTTTATCTGAGTTTTGATGCTGTACAGAAGGGAGATGATGGCTATCTGACCTGGTCCACCACAAAAGAAATCAATAGCTTTTATTTTGATGTAGAAAGATCCATCGATGCAGTAATTTTTGAAAAGTTTGGTCAGGTACAGGCTGGAGGAAATACAGCTACTATTCAGAATTATGATTTTTGGGACGAAGAGATTGCCCTAAAGGATTTGAAACGGGTTTTCTATCGAATCAGACAAGTGGACCTGGACGGTCGCTTTGTTTATTCTCATGTAGAGGAACTTGTTTTTGGGGCAGTTGAAGAAGAAATCGATCTCGTCATTTATCCCAATCCCGTGATCGACTTATTACGGGTACGGTATACGGGCCGTGCTGCTCTCAACGCCCGTTTGAAAATAGTCAATATGTTGGGGCAGAGCGTCCATGAAGAAGCGCTCCGGGGATCTTCCGATTTAGAAATAAATGTTACCAATCTGGCCGTTGGGCACTATGTAGTGATTGCCGGAAATCAGGATGTTCAGGTCAGCAAGCGACTCATTATTGCTCGTTAA
- a CDS encoding M28 family peptidase: protein MRKYISFFIFLFVSSFSFAQNSVEDVEKVYAETISAHDLKAHIGFLADDLLEGRETGTRGQRLAAAYIKTHFQRIGLAPGNPDGTYFQYYYLNRSEIKSASISFGGKSYEYTKEFFNYRRGFPDSLAGELVFAGYGISNDEYDNLEGLDLEGKIAVVLGGSPNNEAEKEQSRIERVRSWATRQKAIEAKGAKAMIMILPSDMDKTIRRYARKRSFEISASSETGMPEIFMGSAMGSDLLKLAKGKLNKLQEALAENATPPKLKLDKVSDFSLSSDVDFTSTAASNVLGYLEGTDKKDEVVILTAHYDHIGISRNGEINNGADDDGSGTSAILELAEAFAMAAKNGNPPRRSMIFMTVSGEEKGLLGSRFYTDYPLYPLANTVANLNIDMIGRIDKKYEEREDSTNYVYIIGSDKLSTDLHNIGEEANTSHSGLTLDYTYNDENDPNRFYYRSDHYNFAKNNIPVIFYFTGVHVDYHKPGDDAHKIRYDKTAKITKLVYHTAWELANRQDRIVVDKAEEE, encoded by the coding sequence ATGAGAAAATATATCAGTTTTTTCATATTTCTTTTCGTTAGCAGTTTTAGTTTCGCCCAGAATAGTGTAGAAGATGTGGAGAAGGTTTATGCAGAAACCATTAGTGCTCACGATCTTAAGGCACATATCGGTTTCCTGGCAGATGATCTTCTGGAGGGAAGAGAAACCGGAACTCGTGGCCAAAGACTGGCTGCAGCCTACATCAAAACTCATTTCCAAAGAATAGGCCTCGCACCGGGCAATCCCGATGGTACCTATTTCCAATACTATTACCTCAATCGTTCTGAAATCAAATCAGCCTCTATCAGTTTCGGAGGAAAATCTTATGAATACACCAAGGAGTTCTTCAACTATAGAAGAGGATTTCCAGACAGCCTCGCAGGAGAGCTTGTATTTGCCGGATATGGTATCAGCAATGATGAATATGACAATTTGGAAGGGCTGGATTTGGAAGGAAAGATTGCTGTAGTTCTAGGGGGATCGCCTAATAATGAAGCCGAAAAAGAGCAAAGCAGAATTGAAAGAGTAAGAAGTTGGGCGACTCGCCAGAAAGCTATCGAAGCAAAAGGCGCAAAAGCTATGATCATGATCTTGCCCTCAGACATGGACAAAACCATTCGCAGATATGCCCGCAAACGTAGTTTTGAAATTTCCGCTTCCTCAGAAACTGGAATGCCGGAAATCTTTATGGGTTCAGCTATGGGTTCAGATCTTTTGAAGTTGGCGAAAGGGAAATTGAATAAGCTGCAAGAGGCTTTGGCAGAAAATGCAACTCCTCCCAAGTTAAAACTGGATAAAGTAAGCGATTTCAGTCTAAGCTCTGATGTTGATTTCACCTCCACAGCTGCCTCCAATGTTTTGGGCTACCTGGAAGGAACAGATAAGAAAGACGAAGTAGTTATTTTGACCGCTCACTATGACCATATCGGCATTAGCAGAAATGGAGAAATTAACAATGGAGCTGATGATGACGGTTCTGGAACCTCAGCGATCCTCGAACTCGCAGAAGCCTTTGCCATGGCTGCTAAAAATGGAAATCCCCCTCGTAGGAGTATGATTTTCATGACTGTATCCGGAGAAGAAAAGGGCCTCCTGGGTTCTCGTTTTTATACAGATTATCCTTTGTATCCATTGGCTAATACGGTTGCAAATCTCAACATAGATATGATCGGAAGAATCGACAAGAAATATGAGGAGAGAGAAGATTCGACCAATTATGTTTATATCATCGGCTCGGATAAATTGAGCACGGATCTTCACAATATCGGTGAAGAAGCCAATACAAGCCATTCCGGCCTTACCCTAGATTACACCTATAATGACGAAAATGATCCGAATCGCTTTTACTATAGAAGTGATCACTACAATTTCGCCAAAAACAATATTCCCGTCATCTTCTACTTTACCGGAGTTCATGTAGACTACCACAAACCCGGAGATGACGCCCACAAAATTCGCTACGACAAAACAGCTAAGATCACGAAGCTGGTGTACCATACTGCATGGGAGCTGGCCAACCGCCAAGATCGAATCGTAGTAGATAAAGCGGAGGAAGAGTAA
- a CDS encoding succinylglutamate desuccinylase/aspartoacylase family protein, translating into MSADPGRVIGSYEEGKSGSLLVFLAGIHGNEPAGVKALERVFSKLDTLTPEFKGKILGLCGNCRAMAEGRRYIDQDLNRLWGHMDIARIRLKDEAQLNNEERELLDLLAHFELAISSQAERIIFIDLHTTSGVGGFFTIITQKKENRVLAEYLQAPIIFNLVDELQVTTSNYFDRKGITNLTFEAGQHNDPQSIDLHEAAIWVLLEACGCLSKEEIPGQYETYMSILKANASKLPTYLDFRYRHNIGAKDEFIMNPGYRNFSRIEEGEALAHDKNGTIYAPLGGIMLMPLYQQQGADGFFITQELTQAPI; encoded by the coding sequence ATGTCTGCAGATCCAGGGCGTGTTATCGGCTCATATGAAGAGGGAAAATCAGGAAGCCTATTGGTCTTTCTGGCTGGCATCCATGGGAATGAACCCGCCGGTGTGAAGGCCCTTGAAAGAGTCTTTAGTAAACTGGATACACTCACTCCTGAGTTTAAGGGAAAAATACTGGGCCTTTGCGGTAATTGTAGAGCTATGGCAGAGGGACGCCGGTATATCGATCAGGACCTCAATAGGTTGTGGGGACATATGGATATTGCCCGGATTCGCCTGAAAGATGAGGCCCAATTGAACAATGAAGAACGAGAATTGCTTGATCTACTGGCTCATTTTGAATTAGCGATAAGCAGCCAGGCAGAAAGGATCATCTTTATTGACTTGCATACTACCTCTGGAGTTGGGGGATTTTTTACCATCATTACGCAGAAAAAGGAGAATCGGGTATTGGCTGAGTATCTACAGGCACCGATTATTTTCAACCTGGTTGATGAATTGCAGGTTACGACCAGCAACTATTTCGACCGTAAAGGGATCACCAATCTCACCTTTGAGGCAGGGCAGCACAATGATCCCCAATCCATAGACCTTCATGAAGCAGCTATTTGGGTATTGCTTGAGGCATGCGGATGTCTAAGCAAGGAGGAGATTCCTGGTCAATATGAAACGTATATGTCCATCCTTAAAGCCAATGCATCCAAATTACCGACCTATCTCGATTTCAGGTATAGGCATAATATAGGAGCCAAGGATGAGTTCATAATGAATCCCGGTTATCGCAACTTTTCTCGTATAGAAGAAGGAGAAGCACTTGCCCATGATAAAAACGGTACTATATATGCACCTTTGGGAGGGATCATGTTGATGCCTTTATACCAGCAACAGGGAGCCGATGGCTTTTTCATTACACAAGAACTAACTCAAGCACCCATATAA